The Ancylobacter sp. SL191 nucleotide sequence CGAAGACTTCAAGCGCATCCTGACCGAGACCGAGGCGAGCCTGGTCAAGCAGTCGGTGGCGCTGATGGGCACGGAAGGGGTGACGCTGACCATCACCGAGGATGCGGTCGAGGCCATCGCCGATGTCGCGGTGCAGGTGAACTCGACGGTGGAGAATATCGGTGCCCGGCGGCTTCAGACGGTGATCGAGCGGGTGCTGGACGAACTGTCCTTCAACGCCTCGGACAAATCCGGTGAGTCCGTGACGGTTGACGGCGCCTATGTGCGCGAGCGGGTCGCGGACCTCGCCGGCAACGCCGATCTCAGCCGCTACATCCTGTGATTGGAAGGACGATTCGGAAGCGGAACGGCGGTTAACCCTGCACCCCGTTTCACGTGAAACGGGGCGAGCCCATCAGCCTGGCCGGCTGAGAATCTTCAGGCGGCCGAGCAGTTCCGCCACCGCCTCGGGCGGCAAGGTGGCGATCTCGCGGGCCAGCAGATTGGCGAGTTCGGTCGCTTCCGGCGAGAGGCCGGACGTATCGACGACGACGCGGGGATCGGAGATCTCCGCCAGCAGGCGCAAGGCCTCCGCCTCGTCCCAGATCACGTTGAAATAGGCCATGATGCGCTGGAGCATCATGAAGGTCGGCTGGCCGCGCTTGCCATGCTCCAGCGCGGAGAGATAGGCGGCCGAGACGCCGATCGCCTGCGCCATCTGTGACAGCGTCACGCCGCGCTCGGCGCGCATTTCCCGCATCCGGCGGCCGAAAGGGGTCATCGCAGCCCCTCCCGCGCCCGGCGCACGCGCACATAAAGCGCGCCCTCCCCGCCATGGCCGCGGGCCGCCGTCTCGAAGCCGAGCACCACGCCGCGCAGCTCCGGCGCTGCCAGCCATTGCGGCACCAGCCGGCGCAGCACGCCGCGCCCACCCTCGCCGGCCAGCACATGCATGCCGTCGCCCTTGCCGGTGATGACCAGCACCAGCGCGTGGCCCGACTGCTGCGCCCCGCGCAGAAAGCCGATGAGCCGCCCATGGGCGGCCGCCTGGGTCAGTCCATGCAAATCGAGCCGCGCATCGACCTCCGCGCCTCGCCCCAGCCTGCGGCGCAGCTTGGGCTCGAGCGGCGCCAAAGGGGTGATGGGCGGAGGGGCGGGTGGGGTCGAGCGGTAGGCCGGCGCGGAAGCGGGTTTCCGAGCCGGTGGCGGCGCGGGCTCCGGCTCCGGCATCACCGGCGCTGGAAGCGCCTCGGGCACGACAATCGGCATTTTCGG carries:
- a CDS encoding helix-turn-helix domain-containing protein produces the protein MTPFGRRMREMRAERGVTLSQMAQAIGVSAAYLSALEHGKRGQPTFMMLQRIMAYFNVIWDEAEALRLLAEISDPRVVVDTSGLSPEATELANLLAREIATLPPEAVAELLGRLKILSRPG
- a CDS encoding Smr/MutS family protein — translated: MSRKKTGSPPSGGATAEPDAAPPPRPRRRRGLRPDEQALWEHVARSVNPLRPKMPIVVPEALPAPVMPEPEPAPPPARKPASAPAYRSTPPAPPPITPLAPLEPKLRRRLGRGAEVDARLDLHGLTQAAAHGRLIGFLRGAQQSGHALVLVITGKGDGMHVLAGEGGRGVLRRLVPQWLAAPELRGVVLGFETAARGHGGEGALYVRVRRAREGLR